CATGCCCGTGTATCTCTGGCAGAGTGCCTGGCGCCCAGTAGCTGTCAGCGGCTGGTACTATTCTGAACGGAAGGCCCAGGActgtcctcctccccacactACCCGCAGAACTGCTCACTACCCACGTCTCGGGCACTGGCCTGAGGATAGAAGGACCTACAGGTCCTGGTTGCTGCCTTCCAGGAGCCCATGATCTGGTGTGGCCACCAGAGGGGCTCCCTTGAGAGGGGTTAGGGCAAGGATTTGAGAGCTTTTAACTCAGCCCTGAGAAAAGTAACAGCTAGCGTGTTTTAAGCCCTTACTGTGCAATAGGCACTCTTCTAGGTGCTTTAACCTTCGTTAGCCTTAACTGAAACCTGAAGAGTAGATGCTTCTTTTAACCAGTTtcacagatcagaaaactgaagAGACATAGGGGAGTTTATGTAGACTTGCCCCAAATCAGTTAGTAGGTAAGAGAGCTGGGAATCAAATATAGGCTGTCTCCCATCTGCCTCTTGTGAATAGAGAGGACATTCCCGGGGCTCAGCGGGATCAGGACCAGGTGCTTTGCAGGCCTTCATTAACTGGTTGTGCTCAACAGAGTGACCATTGGGGACCCAGAGTTTAGCTCCTGACCTTCCTCTGTCTCTTGCAGAAGCTGCTGATGGGAGCTCCACCCTGGGAGGGGGCGCTGGCACCATGGGCTTAAGTGCCCGCTAcgggcctcagtttaccctgCAGCACGTGCCCGACTACCGCCAGAACGTCTACATCCCGGGCAGCAACGCCACACTGACCAACGCGGCCGGCAAGCGAGATGGCAAGGCCCCTGCAGGTGGCAACGGCAACAAGAAGAAGTCAGGCAAAAAGGAGAAGAAGTAATGTGGAGGCCAGGCCTGGAGCCACAGGACAGCTTCCCTCCCCAACCAGCCCAGTCTCTCCTTACCTGTACCCAGGCCTCGGATTTTCAGGGCTCACCCCCAGGATACTGGTAGGGATCCAGGCCATGCTCCCTTTGGGAAACAGAAACAAGTGCCCAGTCAAcaccccctctctgcccccaaggGATTGAATATGCAAAGGGAGTTCTGCTGGGAACCCCCATCTAATCCATTGCTGTGCCCATGGGGGTAGTGGGGTTCGTGTAGACACCATTTATCACACCCCCTTTAGTTACAGCTGAACTTTGCCATCTTCCAAATTTAATCAGGCCCATCTaccaccccctgcctccctcctacccatcccaccccaccccactccctcatCAGCCCCTCTTTCTTGAGTAAGGTGGTTGGGGTGTTGAGGGTACCTGGTGACCTAAAAAGGCTCATAGTTCTGAGGAGTTGGAAGGGCATCATAACCTGTAGGCCTCTCCAATTCTCagactctcccccccccccccaaagcatgGTTTGGTGCCAGTTCTTTCATCTCCTTCCAGAGCCTGAGACTAAGCTCAAGTTTTGGGAGACATGGTCACCATTCCCATGGTACTGATGCTTGCTGGATTTAGGGAGGGCACTTTGCTACCATGCCTTTTCCCAAAGGCCTCGGGACCagtcttttgttctgtttttcattgtTTGATGTTCCCACTGCATGCTGTGacttccccctccccaaacaaGAGACTCCATTGCATGTTCCAAGACAGTATGGGGTGGTAAGATAAAGAAGGGAAGGGTGTGGATGTGGGGGATGGATAAAGCTTGACTTACTGGTTATCAGGGTCTTGTAGAAGGCTCTGTATGTCCCCAGGGTACTGGCCGGATCCCCAGTTCCAGCCATAAACCAAGTACCAGGCTGGACCCTCATTTACCACATAAAGGCAGTAAACTTTGGGCTGAGCTTTTAGCATGAATGGATTTCAGCTGGCATTACAGCCAAAGGAAGGTTTGAGGACGTTTAGGACCAGGTCGCCTGGAGAGGTCAGAGGGCCCTCTGTGGGTGCTGGGTACTCCAGAGGTGCCACTGGTAGAAGAATAAGTGTGGCCCCAGCAGCAGGGGAGGGTCAGCTGGGCCATTCTTGGTCCTTGGGTTGGGGAGGCATGGAGCTAGAGCTGGGACCAAGTGGACAGGAAGTTTCAGCCCCGGATCAGGGCTTCTCCACAGGGCCCCCGCCCTCCCCAAGCCTCTGTTCCTTCATTTTGCCAGGTGccatttcttctctgtgaagGCCACTGCCCAGCCCCCCCCCGTCTGCCCCCTAGTGGCCAGAGCCTGGTTAAAGTCCCCCAGTGCCTCCTTGTGCATAGACctttctctgcccacccccatctgccctcccccgccccagtccCGTACCTCCAGCGGGGCTGCGCAAgaaccccaccccagccctaaCAGTAGCGTAGAGCCCCCTTCCTCTTTCGGCTGGTGTAGAATAGCCAATAGTGTAGTGCGGTGTGCTTTTCCGTGGTGGCGGGTGGGCGGAGGCTCCGCGCAGCCGTCTGTCCTTGAATCTGCCTGCGGCGGCCCGTGCTGTGTTTTGTGCTGTGTCCACGCGCTGCGGCGACCCCTCCCCTGTACTGACTCCTATAAGTGCTTCTCTTGCATAGTCACGTAgcttccccacccactccctTTCCTGTGTCTCACGCAAGTTTTATACTCTAATATTTATATggcttttttctttgaaaaaaaattaaaaggtttcTTCTGAAAGGTTGAACGGTTCTGTGTCAGGGATGGAGGCTCCTGTCGTGTGTGGGTGAAGTGGCGAGCTAAGCGGCGTGTGCTGGAAGAAGGGCGGGATCGCGGGGCGATTGTGTTTGCATCTTGGTCTTGTGTCATTGCCCGTGAGGCTGTGTCTGTCAGATGTGGCTGTGTATGCTTGCAGTACTGTTGTGCAAACGTAACAGCGTACAGCTGACCGTGATCGTGCTTGTGGATCGGTATACCGTTGTGTGTACTCGGCTTCTGGGTCTGTTGTGGGGGCGGGGGCTTCGGAGCGCCGCGAGGCGGTGTGTGGCGTTTGGATGCTGGCGCTGTCTCCCTGACGGTTCTAGGCGCCAGTCTCCAGGCAGAAGAGGACACTGGAGCGGGGGCGGGAGTGCGTTGGCGCCGGCTGGAAATCGGGTGGTGGACATTTCCTTAGTTTCCGCCTCTTCTCTGCTAAAATTAACATCCGCGAGTGCCCTTGTGGGCTTTTCCGGAGGAGGGTGGATTCTCCTTTGCCcattcccctccacccccgctgCCTAGTGAGTTTGGGAACACGGTGGGAGTGGGAGGGCATGCCGGAGGCGCTTCTCCAAAGGCCCAGTCTATAATagcctgggcctcagtttacccatctggaaTTCACCTTACTACTCGCTGCAGCAAAGCCAAGGAAATTGGAACGCGCATTCCTGTTTCTCGGGAGGGGCCGTGGTGTCAAGGGGATTGAAAAGTGTGTAATGAGATTGCCCGAAGACCCAGATcgtcctccctccttccctccccccccccccccccccgcttttccATTCCCTCTTCAGTTAGccgtcctcccctcccctcctcctctgcctgcttccttGAAGCACAGTGGGATTCGAGGTTGCTGCGGCCAGAGGAGCTGCAGGAAGTACGAAGGCGAGAAGGCGGAGCGGGAGGACAGAAACACAGACCCACTGGGGTTATCTGGGGGGTCAGTGAGGGGATGGCTAACCGCAGGGTGGAAGGAGGTTGTCTCTGAGCTTCCTCTGCGCATCATCTCAGAGCCGGGTCACATGTTCTGCCAGCTCCTGAAGTCTGTTGTCATGGAAACCAAGCCTTCCAACTAAGCATCTGGAGGCGACTCTCCTGCGTGGGAGGAAGGGTGGTGTGCGCGGTTTGAGATGGAAGCAGGGTTTTGTTTCTGAGAGCCAGGCTGCAGAGGGCGGGGTGCTGGCTGCCTGGGTTCTATTCCAGGCACGGCAGTAGACTGGCAGAGCAGAGCGTATGAGCAGCTGTGGTTGGTCCCCTAATTGGTATGCGCGCCTGTAAAGCTCTGAGCCAGAAAAGCGTGGCCTccggtgggggaggaggaggcaggcaacccacccccacaccctccgccccacccccgccatgATGGGGAGCCAGTTGCCCAGGCTCCAGGGctatttaaaaggtttttatttgcACTTCTAGAACCCGTCCCAATGGTTTTGTGGTCCTCTTCGGGCCTCTGCTCTCTATTCTGGGTCTGCTCACAGCTTGTAAGATTCCTTTGTGCAGGTCACAATGTGCACAAGTATGGCTCTGAGCAGAAGGTTGCTTGGAGTATGACCTCTGGCTTTTGACCTCTGCTGGCAGCCTCAGGTTTCCACCCCACTGTAAGTTCCTCTAGCCTGAAGTGTGGTCTGTGGCCACCAAAaaggcctggggcgggggtggggggagcatggGGATAGAAGAGGGGAGATGGGAGAATGGTTCCCTCAGTAAAAGAGGCACAGGTACTGGGGGCATGAGGAAGGTGGGGAGCTAGAATTGAGTTCAAGAAAAGGGCCAAGCCACCAAGCAGCAatgtggaggggaggtggggtggggtgggactgGGGCCCCATTTCTTGATGTCTGGCAAATGCAAGGGCAGAAGCAAGGGTGATGCACTGTGACATGGAGACCCTCTATAAGGAGCTGGGAGAGTACCTTCAACTTTTTGACATTGATTTGTCAGGTCAAACACggctttggaaaacagcttaaACTCACAAAGGAGGCGGTAAGGCAGTACTGTTTCAATGCTTTATTAACAGTTGGAAACAAACCCAATAAACTGGAGGTGATGACATCCCAGAAGCccaaaaggcaagggaaacaggtttgcactgtctttttttaaaattttttttttattaaatgc
This Ursus arctos isolate Adak ecotype North America unplaced genomic scaffold, UrsArc2.0 scaffold_5, whole genome shotgun sequence DNA region includes the following protein-coding sequences:
- the LOC113255376 gene encoding protocadherin gamma-B5 isoform X21, which gives rise to MVPEAWRSGLQAPPNTDWRFSQAQRPGTSGSQNGDETGTWPNNQFDTEMLQAMILASASEAADGSSTLGGGAGTMGLSARYGPQFTLQHVPDYRQNVYIPGSNATLTNAAGKRDGKAPAGGNGNKKKSGKKEKK